The Fulvia fulva chromosome 6, complete sequence genome includes a window with the following:
- a CDS encoding E3 ubiquitin ligase complex SCF subunit sconC — protein MSTTENTDAQVVKLVSSDNVEIMTERKIAERSMLIKNMIEDLGAPGEEPIPIMNVSEAVLRKVLEWCTHHKNDPAPSQDDDADSRKKTTDIEDWDQKFMQVDQEMLFEIILAANYMDIKALLDVGCKTVANMIKGKSPEEIRKTFNIQNDFTPEEEDQIRRENEWAEDR, from the exons ATGTCTACCACCGAGAACACCGACGCACAGGTGGTCAAGCTCGTCTCTTCCGACAATGTCGAGATCATGACTG AGCGCAAGATCGCAGAGCGCTCCATGCTCATCAAGAACATGATCGAGGACCTTGGTGCTCCAGGCGAGGAGCCAATCCCCATCATGAAC GTATCCGAGGCCGTCCTCCGCAAGGTGCTCGAGTGGTGCACCCACCACAAGAACGACCCCGCGCCATCCCAGGACGACGACGCCGACTCCCGAAAGAAGACGACCGACATCGAGGACTGGGACCAGAAGTTTATGCAGGTCGACCAAGAGATGCTCTTCGAGATCATCCTCGCCGCGAACTACATGGACATTAAGGCCCTCCTCGATGTCGGCTGCAAGACCGTCGCAAACATGATCAAGGGCAAGTCGCCAGAGGAGATCCGCAAGACCTTCAACATCCAGAACGACTTCACCCCAGAAGAGGAGGACCAGATCCGCCGCGAGAACGAGTGGGCTGAGGACCGTTAA
- a CDS encoding GPI mannosyltransferase 4 yields the protein MWRRLYLALVLVRLYFALSPSYIHPDEHFQGPEVIAGEVFGYPIYKTWEFTSSYPIRSIFPFWLVYGWPLTVLKWIYEGFDYGSVPPATAFYTLRILMFLLSFVLGDWAIHELVHSVKERRWAIMLVASSYVTWAYQTHTFSNSIETLVVLWSLVLIGRLRDNTLDTQSMACAVLAFLAVLGVFNRITFPAFLLLPLLQLLPGLYKKPLRVLVMLIAGLLTLTIAVTMDTEFYQGYRPHLRDIHRTAVITPWNNFAYNTDKANLAQHGLHPFWQHFVANLPQLIGPAFPLVFFSSYRNILFWSAIIGTAALSCFPHQEARFLLPAVPLLLSSIKVPKQALRVWAGVWIFFNVLAGILFGIYHQGGAVPAQVWVAQQESVAQVFWWKTYSPPRWLLDGRNDDVTTTDLMGMPGAEMMGQVKQNAQCASSSTTTLLVAPLSATFLDAYSGPAKTDGDIDLVLLWNYTRHIGLDDLDFGDDGVWPTLQRVVDRRGLGVWQATRKC from the exons ATGTGGCGCAGGCTTTACCTGGCGCTTGTGCTTGTTAGGCTGTACTTCGCGCTAAGTCCTAGCTACATACACCCTGACGAACACTTCCAAGGGCCGGAAGTCATTGCTG GCGAAGTGTTTGGATATCCCATCTACAAGACTTGGGAATTCACATCATCCTATCCCATCCGAAGCATCTTTCCATTCTGGCTCGTGTACGGCTGGCCTTTGACTGTTCTGAAATGGATCTACGAAGGATTTGACTATGGCTCTGTGCCACCTGCAACGGCCTTCTATACTCTCCGCATACTGATGTTCCTGCTGAGCTTTGTCCTTGGTGACTGGGCCATCCATGAACTAGTGCATTCGGTCAAGGAACGCCGATGGGCGATTATGCTGGTTGCATCGTCCTATGTGACTTGGGCGTACCAGACGCATACATTCTCCAACAGCATTGAGACTCTGGTAGTGCTATGGTCACTGGTCCTGATCGGGAGGCTCCGAGACAACACCCTCGATACGCAGTCGATGGCATGCGCAGTGTTGGCATTTTTGGCTGTTCTTGGTGTCTTCAATCGCATCACATTTCCTGCCTTCCTGCTGCTTCCCTTGCTGCAGCTTCTGCCAGGACTATACAAGAAGCCACTACGTGTGCTAGTCATGCTGATTGCAGGCCTTCTGACGCTTACAATTGCCGTGACCATGGACACCGAATTCTACCAAGGCTACCGTCCACACCTCAGAGACATACACCGGACTGCAGTCATCACTCCGTGGAACAACTTCGCTTACAACACGGATAAGGCCAACCTAGCACAACATGGCCTTCATCCTTTCTGGCAGCACTTCGTAGCCAACCTCCCTCAACTCATTGGACCAGCTTTCCCTCTGGTATTCTTCTCCTCTTACCGCAACATCCTGTTCTGGTCGGCAATCATCGGGACCGCAGCCCTATCTTGCTTTCCGCACCAAGAAGCACGATTCCTGCTCCCAGCCGTACCCCTCCTACTCTCCAGTATCAAGGTTCCAAAGCAGGCTCTTCGCGTCTGGGCAGGAGTCTGGATCTTCTTCAACGTCCTTGCAGGCATTCTATTTGGCATCTACCACCAAGGCGGAGCCGTGCCGGCGCAGGTCTGGGTCGCGCAGCAAGAAAGTGTCGCCCAAGTCTTCTGGTGGAAGACCTACAGCCCGCCAAGGTGGCTGCTCGATGGCAGGAATGACGACGTAACGACCACAGACTTGATGGGCATGCCAGGGGCAGAAATGATGGGACAGGTGAAACAGAATGCCCAATGCGCTTCCTCAAGTACCACGACATTGCTTGTTGCACCGTTGAGCGCGACATTCCTGGATGCATACTCAGGCCCGGCGAAGACTGACGGAGATATTGATCTTGTGCTACTCTGGAATTACACGAGGCATATTGGTCTAGACGACCTCGACTTTGGCGATGATGGAGTCTGGCCGACATTACAGCGAGTGGTTGATAGGCGAGGACTCGGAGTTTGGCAAGCGACACGGAAGTGCTAG
- a CDS encoding 60S ribosomal protein L2: MGRVIRNQRKGRGSIFTANTRLNKTPAKFRTYDYAERHGYIRGVVKDIVHDAGRGAPLAKVVFRDPYRYKLHTETFIANEGMYTGQFIYAGKNASLTIGNVLPLGSVPEGTVVSNVEEKIGDRGALGRTSGNYVTVIGHNPDEGKTRVKLPSGAKKVVKSSVRGMIGIVAGGGRTDKPLMKASRAKHKFAVKRNSWPKTRGVAMNPVDHPHGGGNHQHIGKASTISRYAAQGQKAGLIAARRTGLLRGTQKTKD, encoded by the exons ATG GGTCGTGTCATCCGCAACCAGAGGAAGGGCCGTGGCTCTATCTTCACAGCCAACACCC GCCTCAACAAGACCCCCGCCAAGTTCAGGACATACGATTACGCCGAGCGACATGGTTACATCCGCGGTGTCGTGAAGGACATTGTCCACGATGCCGGCCGTGGCGCACCACTCGCAAAGGTCGTTTTTCGTGACCCATACCGATACAAGCTCCACACCGAGACCTTCATCGCCAACGAGGGCATGTACACCGGCCAGTTCATCTACGCCGGCAAGAACGCATCGCTCACCATCGGCAACGTCCTCCCACTCGGCTCCGTTCCAGAAGGTACTGTGGTCAGCAACGTGGAGGAGAAGATTGGTGACAGAGGTGCTCTTGGACGTACCAGCGGCAATTATGTCACAGTCATCGGCCACAACCCAGACGAGGGCAAGACCCGTGTCAAGCTCCCATCTGGCGCCAAGAAGGTTGTCAAGAGCTCCGTCCGTGGTATGATTGGTATCGTCGCTGGTGGAGGTCGTACCGACAAGCCTCTCATGAAGGCGTCGCGCGCCAAGCACAAGTTCGCTGTCAAGCGTAACTCGTGGCCAAAGACTCGTGGTGTTGCCATGAACCCAGTCGACCAT CCTCACGGTGGTGGTAACCACCAGCATATTGGTAAGGCCTCGACCATCTCCCGCTACGCCGCACAAGGTCAAAAGGCCGGTCTCATCGCTGCCCGGAGAACGGGTCTGCTACGTGGTACCCAGAAGACCAAGGACTAA